From the Montipora capricornis isolate CH-2021 chromosome 2, ASM3666992v2, whole genome shotgun sequence genome, one window contains:
- the LOC138025295 gene encoding heme-binding protein 2-like isoform X1, translating into MSLFGVAVDEESSPVKNYRYFSLQQRTKMQTLSVVLALIVFSSAQAKPLPDQAEPAFCHGLECPQFKTVNKTDTYELRCYLEDYKWASTVVAGFDFDEAVRMGFMRLFDYIQGDNVQKKKIDMTAPVAVELQAGQGPFCKSNFTINFFVPFKYQGNPIEPSSKDVFISTLKKFCAYVTSYGGYSDSKAVQKNAEDLKNALIKDGLGGTFVKEVYFYAGYDSPFRVFDRHNEVWFIKKESHGKIISS; encoded by the exons ATGTCGTTGTTTGGTGTTGCAGTGGATGAAGAGAGCTCACCAGTGAAGAACTACCGTTATTTTTCATTACAGCAAAGGACGAAG ATGCAGACCTTATCCGTTGTGCTAGCTCTTATTGTTTTCTCCTCGGCTCAAGCAAAACCTCTTCCAGATCAAGCAGAGCCCGCATTCTGCCACGGACTAGAGTGTCCGCAATTCAAGACAGTGAACAAAACGGACACATATGAACTACGCTGTTACTTAGAGGATTACAAGTGGGCGTCAACCGTCGTCGCAG gTTTTGACTTTGATGAGGCAGTCAGGATGGGTTTCATGCGTCTCTTCGATTACATTCAAGGTGACAATgttcagaaaaagaaaatagacaTGACTGCACCAGTGGCTGTTGAGCTTCAAGCGGGACAAGGACCCTTCTGCAAGAGCAACTTCactatcaatttttttgttccctttaaatatcaAGGAAACCCAATTGAACCCTCCAGCAAAGATGTTTTTATTTCCACTCTAAAGAAATTTTGTGCTTATGTCACTTCCTATGGTGGCTACTCAGATTCTAAGGCTGTACAGAAAAATGCAGAGGATTTGAAGAATGCCCTTATTAAGGATGGACTAGGAGGTACATtcgtaaaagaggtgtatttcTATGCCGGTTATGATAGCCCATTCCGTGTTTTTGATCGCCATAATGAGGTTTGGTTTATCAAAAAAGAATCCCATGGCAAGATCATATCTTCTTAG
- the LOC138025295 gene encoding heme-binding protein 2-like isoform X2: MQTLSVVLALIVFSSAQAKPLPDQAEPAFCHGLECPQFKTVNKTDTYELRCYLEDYKWASTVVAGFDFDEAVRMGFMRLFDYIQGDNVQKKKIDMTAPVAVELQAGQGPFCKSNFTINFFVPFKYQGNPIEPSSKDVFISTLKKFCAYVTSYGGYSDSKAVQKNAEDLKNALIKDGLGGTFVKEVYFYAGYDSPFRVFDRHNEVWFIKKESHGKIISS; encoded by the exons ATGCAGACCTTATCCGTTGTGCTAGCTCTTATTGTTTTCTCCTCGGCTCAAGCAAAACCTCTTCCAGATCAAGCAGAGCCCGCATTCTGCCACGGACTAGAGTGTCCGCAATTCAAGACAGTGAACAAAACGGACACATATGAACTACGCTGTTACTTAGAGGATTACAAGTGGGCGTCAACCGTCGTCGCAG gTTTTGACTTTGATGAGGCAGTCAGGATGGGTTTCATGCGTCTCTTCGATTACATTCAAGGTGACAATgttcagaaaaagaaaatagacaTGACTGCACCAGTGGCTGTTGAGCTTCAAGCGGGACAAGGACCCTTCTGCAAGAGCAACTTCactatcaatttttttgttccctttaaatatcaAGGAAACCCAATTGAACCCTCCAGCAAAGATGTTTTTATTTCCACTCTAAAGAAATTTTGTGCTTATGTCACTTCCTATGGTGGCTACTCAGATTCTAAGGCTGTACAGAAAAATGCAGAGGATTTGAAGAATGCCCTTATTAAGGATGGACTAGGAGGTACATtcgtaaaagaggtgtatttcTATGCCGGTTATGATAGCCCATTCCGTGTTTTTGATCGCCATAATGAGGTTTGGTTTATCAAAAAAGAATCCCATGGCAAGATCATATCTTCTTAG
- the LOC138025308 gene encoding MFS-type transporter SLC18B1-like isoform X2 has protein sequence MPGVCFNLTGTLLPILADRVERFSSHGAFEKSIDESRGQGADEERGNRSWKCVRQRKAKVMGASGSMIGLIFGIYPLVVFLVAPVIGVLLPQVGPRFTLTAGLFLCSGSQILFGFVSMLPKGAIFVLFCFLLRIVMAFGGAAADTASFAIVAGEFGTNIGVVTGAMETFTGLGFMLGPPLGGVLYSAGGFKLPFIVMGGILLSIVPVVMIILPRDENVTREKKGSLLQMGKIPGIAVIGFSVLVSGIVLGFLDPTFAPYMKKFGLGPSKVGLIFPLCAFCYAISAPAVGWICDKTGKTRLVMLFGAFCVLVGILILAPAPFLTFLPQRLVFISFYSQHDLCVHKTLRGKYV, from the exons ATGCCCGGGGTAtgcttcaatttgactggtacattacTACCCATCCTCGCAGATCGAGTCGAAAGATTTTCCTCGCATGGAGCCTTTGAAAAGTCCATTGATGAGTCCAGAGGACAAGGAGCTGATGAGGAAAGGGGTAACAGATCATGGAAATGTGTTAGGCAGCGCAAG GCCAAAGTTATGGGTGCATCTGGTAGCATGATTGGCTTGATCTTTGGGATTTATCCATTGGTTGTTTTTCTGGTAGCACCAGTGATTGGAGTTTTG CTTCCACAAGTTGGTCCAAGGTTCACTCTTACAGCTGGgttgttcctttgttcaggaTCCCAAATATTGTTTGG ATTTGTCTCAATGCTGCCAAAAGGTGCAATCTTTgtactcttttgttttcttcttcgtatTGTCATGGCTTTTGGTGGAGCTGCTGCAGACACAGCGTCGTTTGCAATCGTAGCTGGAGAATTTGGAACTAACATTGGTGTAGTGACG GGAGCCATGGAAACTTTCACTGGCCTTGGCTTTATGTTAGGACCTCCATTAGGAGGAGTGCTGTATTCA GCTGGAGGATTTAAACTTCCCTTTATAGTGATGGGCGGTATTCTATTATCCATTGTTCCAGTTGTTATGATCATTTTACCTAGGGATGAAA ATGTGACTAGAGAGAAGAAGGGCTCATTGCTCCAAATGGGGAAGATTCCAGGAATCGCTGTCATCG GATTTAGTGTTCTTGTATCGGGAATTGTGCTGGGGTTTCTGGATCCAACATTTGCACCTTACATGAAGAAA TTTGGCTTGGGTCCCAGCAAAGTCGGCTTAATATTCCCTCTCTGTGCCTTCTGTTATGCAATTTCTGCTCCAGCGGTTGGGTGGATATGCGATAAGACG GGTAAAACTCGGCTGGTTATGTTGTTTGGTGCATTTTGTGTTCTTGTTGGCATTCTTATTCTTGCTCCGGCACCATTTCTTACATTTCTTCCACAAAGGTTAGTGTTTATTTCGTTTTACTCCCAGCACGATCTTTGTGTACATAAAACACTCAGGGGCAAGTATGTATGA
- the LOC138025308 gene encoding MFS-type transporter SLC18B1-like isoform X1, whose translation MSTGTRRASFSRYPSVRLEKQSSVISHNSDAVFDEHDETSTASLNRISDGEQVGIWNTTRRKLTLISLCLVYFAATASFAILSPFFPGEAKVMGASGSMIGLIFGIYPLVVFLVAPVIGVLLPQVGPRFTLTAGLFLCSGSQILFGFVSMLPKGAIFVLFCFLLRIVMAFGGAAADTASFAIVAGEFGTNIGVVTGAMETFTGLGFMLGPPLGGVLYSAGGFKLPFIVMGGILLSIVPVVMIILPRDENVTREKKGSLLQMGKIPGIAVIGFSVLVSGIVLGFLDPTFAPYMKKFGLGPSKVGLIFPLCAFCYAISAPAVGWICDKTGKTRLVMLFGAFCVLVGILILAPAPFLTFLPQRLVFISFYSQHDLCVHKTLRGKYV comes from the exons ATGTCAACTGGAACTCGTAGAGCGAGTTTTTCCCGCTATCCAAGTGTTAGGTTGGAAAAGCAATCCAGTGTAATCTCTCATAATTCAGATGCTGTGTTCGATGAGCACGACGAAACTTCCACCGCTAGTTTGAATAGAATAAGTGATGGAGAGCAAGTTGGAATATGGAACACAACGAGGAGAAAACTTACTCTTATCTCGCTCTGTCTAGTGTATTTTGCAGCTACGGCTTCGTTCGCTATTCTTTCCCCCTTCTTTCCAGGCGAG GCCAAAGTTATGGGTGCATCTGGTAGCATGATTGGCTTGATCTTTGGGATTTATCCATTGGTTGTTTTTCTGGTAGCACCAGTGATTGGAGTTTTG CTTCCACAAGTTGGTCCAAGGTTCACTCTTACAGCTGGgttgttcctttgttcaggaTCCCAAATATTGTTTGG ATTTGTCTCAATGCTGCCAAAAGGTGCAATCTTTgtactcttttgttttcttcttcgtatTGTCATGGCTTTTGGTGGAGCTGCTGCAGACACAGCGTCGTTTGCAATCGTAGCTGGAGAATTTGGAACTAACATTGGTGTAGTGACG GGAGCCATGGAAACTTTCACTGGCCTTGGCTTTATGTTAGGACCTCCATTAGGAGGAGTGCTGTATTCA GCTGGAGGATTTAAACTTCCCTTTATAGTGATGGGCGGTATTCTATTATCCATTGTTCCAGTTGTTATGATCATTTTACCTAGGGATGAAA ATGTGACTAGAGAGAAGAAGGGCTCATTGCTCCAAATGGGGAAGATTCCAGGAATCGCTGTCATCG GATTTAGTGTTCTTGTATCGGGAATTGTGCTGGGGTTTCTGGATCCAACATTTGCACCTTACATGAAGAAA TTTGGCTTGGGTCCCAGCAAAGTCGGCTTAATATTCCCTCTCTGTGCCTTCTGTTATGCAATTTCTGCTCCAGCGGTTGGGTGGATATGCGATAAGACG GGTAAAACTCGGCTGGTTATGTTGTTTGGTGCATTTTGTGTTCTTGTTGGCATTCTTATTCTTGCTCCGGCACCATTTCTTACATTTCTTCCACAAAGGTTAGTGTTTATTTCGTTTTACTCCCAGCACGATCTTTGTGTACATAAAACACTCAGGGGCAAGTATGTATGA
- the LOC138025308 gene encoding MFS-type transporter SLC18B1-like isoform X3: protein MGASGSMIGLIFGIYPLVVFLVAPVIGVLLPQVGPRFTLTAGLFLCSGSQILFGFVSMLPKGAIFVLFCFLLRIVMAFGGAAADTASFAIVAGEFGTNIGVVTGAMETFTGLGFMLGPPLGGVLYSAGGFKLPFIVMGGILLSIVPVVMIILPRDENVTREKKGSLLQMGKIPGIAVIGFSVLVSGIVLGFLDPTFAPYMKKFGLGPSKVGLIFPLCAFCYAISAPAVGWICDKTGKTRLVMLFGAFCVLVGILILAPAPFLTFLPQRLVFISFYSQHDLCVHKTLRGKYV, encoded by the exons ATGGGTGCATCTGGTAGCATGATTGGCTTGATCTTTGGGATTTATCCATTGGTTGTTTTTCTGGTAGCACCAGTGATTGGAGTTTTG CTTCCACAAGTTGGTCCAAGGTTCACTCTTACAGCTGGgttgttcctttgttcaggaTCCCAAATATTGTTTGG ATTTGTCTCAATGCTGCCAAAAGGTGCAATCTTTgtactcttttgttttcttcttcgtatTGTCATGGCTTTTGGTGGAGCTGCTGCAGACACAGCGTCGTTTGCAATCGTAGCTGGAGAATTTGGAACTAACATTGGTGTAGTGACG GGAGCCATGGAAACTTTCACTGGCCTTGGCTTTATGTTAGGACCTCCATTAGGAGGAGTGCTGTATTCA GCTGGAGGATTTAAACTTCCCTTTATAGTGATGGGCGGTATTCTATTATCCATTGTTCCAGTTGTTATGATCATTTTACCTAGGGATGAAA ATGTGACTAGAGAGAAGAAGGGCTCATTGCTCCAAATGGGGAAGATTCCAGGAATCGCTGTCATCG GATTTAGTGTTCTTGTATCGGGAATTGTGCTGGGGTTTCTGGATCCAACATTTGCACCTTACATGAAGAAA TTTGGCTTGGGTCCCAGCAAAGTCGGCTTAATATTCCCTCTCTGTGCCTTCTGTTATGCAATTTCTGCTCCAGCGGTTGGGTGGATATGCGATAAGACG GGTAAAACTCGGCTGGTTATGTTGTTTGGTGCATTTTGTGTTCTTGTTGGCATTCTTATTCTTGCTCCGGCACCATTTCTTACATTTCTTCCACAAAGGTTAGTGTTTATTTCGTTTTACTCCCAGCACGATCTTTGTGTACATAAAACACTCAGGGGCAAGTATGTATGA